The proteins below come from a single Deltaproteobacteria bacterium genomic window:
- a CDS encoding thiamine pyrophosphate-dependent dehydrogenase E1 component subunit alpha produces the protein MLTFSSLPNTEACATSLRMSLPEAGFAMIPTLAPSRFALAPLIRAMIPAAPRRAWSGGEEIRVTLGDERLIAMYRALAGSRRAEQRITDLNKKGVLRGHHSGLGHEAIGVGVGFAVRPDDCVQMSHRSGMMLAHARGGYSLKEAVLSQFGRARSHYANVEGRPRVLSIVGLVGTWVPMSIGVAMADKLRGRDTVTVTFFGDGAANEGAVHEAMNLAGARRLPVVFVVENNGFAVSMPTSEATAAEDFASRAAGYGMPGVSVDGHDVLAVHEVAEQAVARARAGRGPTLIEARITRWEPHAHGIADVRSEGEMALARERDGVRSFRQALLERGILDENSARAIEAEIDAEIAAAVEAGSVAIPERPDPQPLDRDAAFRLAYAV, from the coding sequence ATGTTGACCTTCTCGTCGTTGCCGAACACCGAGGCGTGCGCCACGAGCCTCCGGATGTCCTTGCCCGAAGCGGGGTTCGCGATGATCCCGACGCTGGCGCCGTCCCGCTTCGCTCTCGCTCCGCTCATCCGTGCCATGATACCGGCCGCGCCCCGTCGGGCTTGGAGCGGGGGGGAGGAGATCCGCGTGACACTTGGCGACGAGCGGCTGATCGCGATGTACCGCGCGCTGGCGGGCAGCCGCCGGGCCGAGCAGCGGATCACGGATTTGAACAAGAAAGGGGTCCTGCGCGGTCACCACTCGGGCCTCGGACACGAGGCGATCGGCGTGGGCGTCGGCTTCGCGGTGCGGCCCGACGACTGCGTCCAGATGAGCCACCGCTCGGGAATGATGCTGGCGCACGCGCGCGGCGGGTACAGCCTGAAAGAGGCCGTGCTCAGTCAGTTCGGCCGCGCGCGGAGTCACTACGCGAACGTCGAGGGGCGGCCGCGCGTGCTCTCGATCGTGGGTCTCGTCGGCACCTGGGTCCCGATGTCGATCGGCGTCGCCATGGCCGACAAGCTGCGCGGGCGCGACACCGTCACCGTGACCTTCTTCGGCGACGGCGCCGCGAACGAGGGCGCCGTCCACGAGGCGATGAACCTGGCGGGTGCCCGGCGCCTGCCTGTCGTCTTCGTCGTCGAGAACAACGGCTTCGCGGTGAGCATGCCCACGAGCGAGGCCACCGCGGCCGAGGACTTCGCGAGCCGTGCCGCCGGCTACGGGATGCCGGGCGTCTCGGTGGACGGCCACGACGTGCTGGCCGTGCACGAAGTCGCGGAGCAGGCCGTGGCGCGCGCGCGAGCCGGCCGCGGCCCCACGCTGATCGAGGCGCGGATCACGCGCTGGGAGCCGCACGCGCACGGCATCGCCGACGTCCGTTCGGAGGGCGAGATGGCGCTGGCGCGAGAGCGCGACGGCGTGCGCAGCTTCCGCCAGGCGCTGCTCGAGCGCGGCATCCTCGACGAGAACTCCGCGCGCGCGATCGAAGCCGAGATCGACGCGGAGATCGCGGCCGCGGTCGAGGCGGGGTCGGTCGCGATCCCGGAGCGACCCGATCCGCAGCCGCTGGACCGCGACGCCGCCTTCCGCCTGGCCTACGCCGTCTGA
- a CDS encoding alpha-ketoacid dehydrogenase subunit beta, translated as MTQSLYVEAINRALREEMERDPAVLMIGLDVGRQGGLFGATRGLFDRFGAERVIDTPISEAGYTGAAIGLAMEGLRPVVEMQFADFVTVAFDQLATVAAKMHFMTQGAIHVPLVVRMPYGVNVTGEGYMTGAGPHHSQSPEAWFCHIAGLKVVMPSTPADALGLLKASIRDENPVMFFEQKGLYYTSRAELPEGEHVIPLGSGEVKRAGRDVTVIATGAMVQLALAAADKLQSDGISVEVVDPRTLVPLDRETLLSSACKTGRVLVTHEAPPPPGFGAEIAAVIAEDAFRSLKAPIRRLCGADMPVPPGAMVRAAIPTRARLEDAIRELAQS; from the coding sequence ATGACTCAGTCACTCTACGTCGAGGCCATCAACCGGGCGCTCCGCGAGGAGATGGAGCGCGACCCCGCGGTCCTGATGATCGGCCTCGACGTCGGGCGCCAGGGCGGGCTCTTCGGGGCCACCCGCGGGCTCTTCGACCGCTTCGGCGCCGAGCGCGTGATCGACACGCCGATCTCCGAGGCCGGCTACACCGGCGCCGCGATCGGCCTGGCGATGGAGGGGCTGCGCCCCGTCGTCGAGATGCAGTTCGCCGACTTCGTCACCGTGGCCTTCGACCAGCTCGCGACCGTCGCGGCCAAGATGCACTTCATGACGCAAGGCGCGATCCACGTCCCGTTGGTCGTGCGCATGCCGTACGGCGTGAACGTGACCGGAGAGGGCTACATGACCGGCGCCGGGCCCCACCACTCGCAGAGCCCCGAGGCCTGGTTCTGCCACATCGCCGGGCTCAAGGTGGTCATGCCCTCCACCCCCGCGGACGCGCTCGGCCTGCTCAAGGCCTCGATCCGCGACGAGAACCCGGTGATGTTCTTCGAGCAGAAGGGCCTCTACTACACCTCGCGCGCGGAGCTTCCCGAGGGCGAGCACGTGATCCCGCTCGGCAGCGGCGAGGTGAAGCGCGCCGGCCGCGACGTCACGGTGATCGCGACCGGCGCGATGGTCCAGCTCGCGCTCGCCGCCGCGGACAAGCTGCAGAGCGACGGGATCTCGGTCGAGGTCGTCGACCCGCGCACGCTCGTCCCCCTGGACCGGGAGACACTCCTTTCGAGCGCCTGCAAGACCGGCCGCGTGCTCGTGACTCACGAGGCTCCACCCCCCCCGGGCTTCGGCGCCGAGATCGCGGCCGTGATCGCCGAGGACGCCTTCCGCAGCCTGAAGGCGCCCATCCGCCGCCTCTGCGGCGCCGACATGCCCGTCCCCCCCGGCGCGATGGTCCGCGCCGCGATCCCGACCCGTGCGCGACTCGAGGACGCGATCCGCGAGCTCGCGCAGAGCTAG